Proteins encoded together in one Miscanthus floridulus cultivar M001 chromosome 16, ASM1932011v1, whole genome shotgun sequence window:
- the LOC136510346 gene encoding uncharacterized protein — translation MKSGMKSLDSTGRCGPVSNQKAQKLMDDYFAAVKRIECANEEDGDGADMEVDGHEVEQQQYLNEKALYDVSSGAPRKHGRLAIAHGAVKYSDVRAAGRERSVRPSNSATTQNISREMEELRRANGRLEQENRDKDNALQQSNVLVGLVLATGSSHAASESNNNANDVCHTNEDLHAVNIGNNQGSDNNGDHASII, via the exons ATGAAATCTGGCATGAAAAGCTTGGATAGCACTGGTAGATGTGGTCCAGTCAGTAACCAGAAAGCACAGAAACTCATG GATGACTACTTTGCTGCTGTTAAGAGGATAGAATGTGCAAACGAAGAGGATGGAGACGGTGCAGACATGGAAGTGGATGGGCATGAGGTTGAGCAACAACAATATTTAAATGAGAAGGCGCTATATGATGTGTCTAGTGGTGCCCCGAGAAAGCATGGGCGTCTTGCCATAGCACATGGTGCGGTTAAGTATTCAGATGTGAGGGCAGCCGGAAGGGAAAGAAGCGTCCGTCCATCAAATTCAGCGACTACGCAAAACATATCTCGTGAAATGGAAGAGCTACGTCGTGCAAATGGAAGGCTAGAACAAGAGAATCGTGACAAGGACAATGCACTGCAGCAAAGCAACGTTCTTGTAGGCTTGGTACTG GCAACTGGTTCTTCTCATGCTGCCTCAGAATCTAACAACAATGCTAATGATGTTTGCCACACCAATGAGGATCTCCATGCTGTAAACATTGGCAACAATCAAGGTTCCGACAACAATGGAGATCATGCATCGATAATCTGA